From Caretta caretta isolate rCarCar2 chromosome 14, rCarCar1.hap1, whole genome shotgun sequence, the proteins below share one genomic window:
- the LOC125621622 gene encoding histone H1C-like translates to MRDLSSILQTSSSDVALATFPPKKRGRPSLHDLILRAVCVSRARKGASLAAIKKALLAEGYDVQKNNGRLKAALSSLVSKGLLQRVTGSGVSGSFRINKHQKKGGALKTTKKKTAVKRPKNQIVARRSPKKINVPAARKAKGPGRETKLAVKKPKTRKNPARAKGRAAPPGKAAVKRH, encoded by the coding sequence ATGCGAGATTTGAGCTCCATCCTCCAGACTTCTTCCTCAGACGTAGCCTTAGCTACATTTCCACCCAAGAAAAGAGGGAGGCCGTCTCTCCACGACCTCATTCTGCGGGCTGTTTGCGTCTCTAGAGCCCGCAAGGGCGCCTCTCTGGCTGCCATCAAAAAGGCGCTCTTGGCCGAGGGATACGACGTGCAGAAGAACAACGGTCGCCTAAAGGCGGCTCTCAGCTCTCTCGTTAGCAAAGGGCTGCTGCAGCGGGTGACGGGCAGCGGCGTCTCGGGATCCTTCAGGATCAACAAGCACCAGAAGAAGGGGGGCGCCTTGAAAACAACGAAGAAAAAAACGGCCGTCAAGAGACCCAAAAACCAGATAGTAGCCAGGAGATCTCCGAAAAAAATTAACGTCCCAGCAGCTAGGAAAGCAAAGGGGCCTGGCAGAGAGACCAAGCTAGCTGTTAAAAAACCCAAGACTCGCAAGAACCCGGCCAGAGCCAAGGGGAGGGCTGCCCCTCCCGGCAAAGCTGCTGTCAAGAGGCATTAA